A window from Leishmania mexicana MHOM/GT/2001/U1103 complete genome, chromosome 33 encodes these proteins:
- a CDS encoding glycosyltransferase-like protein, with amino-acid sequence MDLMLLGFLYAFGATCVMNYLIMLVRIWTTEMNVQRRKRIVEAYEKLHGPLSNRAAEEREGEGDAPETDASADLLSEEPLRVAFLHPDLGIGGAERLIIDAAVGLQKRQSIRLVEVMIVTNHHDRRRAFKETTDDTVRIVVRGSMLPASIFGRAKVLCATIRMGFAAFATCWSFPNTDCFVVDQVAAAMPVLNFFAGRTPILFYSHFPDQLCDPNRNPDGTFKSPGSGVAPWHETYRGFFDQVETSSMNFATSIVCNSKFSRQVCIDTFPKLADKIDEATDIFYPPVDMKVREVTEDALSESAALRELKEAVSGAVTFVSINRYERKKNIELAIEAFALLLSTGEFKSADGKKPLMLVIAGGYDPRLEESVQYADELAALATTKLHIPASQVRYLKNISDDEKIVLLSEMRALVYTPSREHFGIVPVEAMAYSKPVVAIVDGGPCESVGNVELEDPSKCGGLLSSPDPAAFAEKMACFARDPAYAAKVGAQGRARVLERFSMEAFSTQLVTRLVRLRSEADKKLLAEGIEFARKEAASKAGKSSLKAKSD; translated from the coding sequence ATGGACCTCATGCTGCTCGGTTTCCTCTACGCCTTCGGGGCGACGTGTGTGATGAACTACCTCATTATGCTGGTGCGCATCTGGACGACGGAGATGAACGTTCAACGGCGGAAGAGGATCGTCGAGGCGTACGAAAAGCTGCACGGGCCTTTGAGCAACCgtgcggcggaggagagggagggtgaaGGCGACGCGCCTGAGACCGATGCGTCAGCTGACTTGCTGTCCGAGGAGCCGCTACGCGTCGCCTTTCTCCACCCCGACCTCGGCATCGGTGGCGCGGAGCGGCTGATTATCGACGCCGCTGTTGGACTTCAGAAGCGCCAATCGATCCGCCTCGTGGAGGTGATGATCGTCACGAATCACCACGACCGCCGTCGAGCCTTCAAGGAGACGACGGATGACACGGTGCGCATTGTGGTGCGGGGCAGCATGCTGCCCGCCAGTATCTTCGGCCGCGCCAAGGTGCTGTGCGCCACGATCCGCATGGGTTTCGCCGCCTTCGCGACATGCTGGAGCTTTCCGAATACAGACTGTTTCGTTGTAGAtcaggtggcggcggcgatgccggtCCTCAACTTTTTCGCCGGCAGAACCCCGATCCTCTTCTACAGCCACTTCCCTGACCAGCTCTGTGACCCGAACCGCAACCCCGACGGAACCTTCAAAAGCCCCGGCTCTGGTGTGGCTCCGTGGCACGAGACCTATCGCGGCTTCTTCGACCAAGTAGAGACCTCTTCCATGAATTTTGCCACGAGCATCGTGTGCAACTCAAAGTTCTCGCGTCAGGTGTGCATCGACACGTTCCCGAAGCTGGCCGACAAAATCGACGAGGCCACCGATATCTTTTACCCGCCAGTGGACATGAAGGTACGCGAGGTGACAGAGGACGCCCTTTCCGAGTCTGCAGCTTTGCGTGAGCTGAAGGAGGCAGTGAGCGGCGCTGTCACCTTCGTCTCCATCAACCGCTACGAGCGCAAGAAAAATATCGAGCTGGCCATCGAGGCCTTCGCGCTCCTGCTGTCGACGGGTGAGTTCAAGAGCGCAGATGGCAAGAAGCCGCTAATGCTGGTCATCGCCGGCGGCTACGACCCCCGGTTGGAGGAGAGCGTGCAGTACGCCGACGAGCTGGCCGCGCTTGCGACAACGAAGCTGCACATTCCAGCATCCCAGGTGCGCTACCTAAAGAATATCAGCGACGATGAAAAGATCGTGCTGCTGTCTGAGATGCGGGCCCTCGTGTACACGCCCTCTCGTGAGCACTTTGGCATTGTGCCGGTGGAGGCCATGGCGTACTCGAAGCCGGTTGTCGCGATCGTCGATGGCGGCCCGTGCGAGAGCGTTGGCAAcgtggagctggaggacCCATCGAAGTGCGGCGGACTCCTGTCGTCGCCGGATCCGGCGGCTTTTGCGGAGAAGATGGCATGCTTTGCGCGCGACCCGGCCTACGCAGCCAAGGTCGGTGCACAAGGTCGTGCCCGCGTCCTCGAGAGGTTCAGCATGGAGGCGTTCAGCACGCAGCTAGTGACACGCCTGGTGCGCCTGCGGAGTGAAGCGGACAAGAAGTTGTTGGCTGAGGGCATCGAGTTTGCCAGGAAAGAGGCGGCCTCCAAGGCAGGTAAATCTTCACTGAAGGCGAAGAGCGACTGA